A genome region from Bacillota bacterium includes the following:
- a CDS encoding ABC transporter ATP-binding protein, producing the protein MRGITKRFPGVLANDGVNLSVQAGEVHALLGENGAGKTTLMSVLSGLYQPDAGEILVEGRPVVFRSPRDAIRAGIGMVHQHFRLVEPFTVAENVTLGLDRPRFALDLGRVEAEVARLGDRHGLKVDPRARIWQLSVGEQQRVEILKMLYRGARVLILDEPTAVLTPQEARELFAVLRQMAASGRAIVFISHKLQEVMEVADRITVLRGGRNVATLAKAATTPRELAHLMVGREVSVSYDRADRPPGEVLLSLEGVEAMSDRGFLALRGLSLKVHAGEIVGIAGVSGNGQRELAEVISGLRPVVGGTVRVGGRELTGCHPARIIECGLSLIPEDRLGTGLVPTLPVCDNVILKGYRRPPICRGAFLQWAEIRRQARSLVEEFAVKVPSLDAPVRKLSGGNLQRLLLAREISARPRVMVAVHPTRGLDVGATAGVHGLLLQQRDAGAAILLISEDLDEIMALSDRIAVMYEGQIVGEVMAREARLEEIGLMMAGVRPRSTGPDEAEAGQGGATG; encoded by the coding sequence ATGCGGGGCATCACCAAGCGCTTTCCGGGAGTGCTGGCTAACGACGGGGTGAACCTGTCGGTGCAGGCGGGGGAGGTGCACGCCCTCCTGGGCGAGAACGGGGCGGGCAAGACCACCCTGATGAGCGTCCTCTCCGGCCTGTATCAGCCTGATGCGGGGGAAATCCTGGTGGAGGGCAGGCCCGTAGTCTTTCGATCACCGCGGGACGCCATCCGGGCGGGCATCGGGATGGTGCACCAGCACTTCCGCCTGGTGGAGCCGTTCACGGTGGCAGAGAACGTCACCCTGGGGCTCGACCGGCCCCGATTCGCACTGGACCTGGGCAGGGTGGAAGCGGAAGTGGCCAGGCTGGGGGACCGGCACGGCCTGAAAGTTGACCCCCGTGCGCGCATCTGGCAGCTTTCCGTGGGGGAGCAGCAGCGGGTGGAGATCCTCAAGATGCTTTACCGGGGTGCCCGGGTGCTGATCCTGGACGAACCCACCGCGGTGCTCACCCCTCAGGAGGCGCGAGAGCTTTTCGCCGTGCTGCGCCAGATGGCCGCCTCCGGGCGGGCCATCGTGTTCATAAGCCACAAGCTGCAGGAAGTGATGGAGGTAGCCGACCGCATTACCGTGTTGCGGGGTGGCCGCAACGTGGCTACCCTGGCCAAGGCCGCCACCACCCCGCGGGAACTGGCCCACCTCATGGTGGGGAGGGAAGTCTCGGTTTCTTATGACCGTGCGGACCGCCCCCCGGGGGAGGTGCTGCTTTCCCTGGAGGGCGTGGAAGCCATGAGCGACCGCGGCTTCCTGGCCCTGCGGGGTCTCTCCCTCAAGGTGCACGCCGGAGAAATCGTGGGCATCGCGGGAGTGTCGGGGAACGGGCAGCGAGAACTGGCCGAGGTGATCAGCGGGCTGCGCCCGGTGGTGGGGGGCACCGTCAGGGTGGGGGGCAGGGAGCTCACCGGCTGCCACCCGGCCCGCATCATCGAGTGTGGCCTGAGCCTGATCCCTGAGGACAGGCTGGGCACGGGCCTGGTGCCCACCCTGCCCGTGTGCGATAACGTGATCCTCAAGGGGTATCGCCGTCCCCCCATTTGCCGGGGTGCCTTTTTGCAGTGGGCGGAGATCAGGCGGCAGGCCCGCAGTCTGGTGGAGGAATTCGCGGTCAAGGTGCCCAGCCTGGATGCGCCGGTGCGCAAGCTTTCCGGCGGCAACCTCCAGCGCCTCTTGCTGGCCCGCGAGATATCGGCCAGGCCCCGCGTGATGGTGGCCGTGCATCCCACCCGGGGGCTGGACGTAGGCGCCACGGCAGGGGTGCATGGCCTCCTGCTGCAACAGAGAGATGCGGGAGCGGCTATCCTCCTCATTTCCGAGGATCTCGATGAGATCATGGCCCTGTCCGACCGCATTGCCGTTATGTATGAGGGACAGATCGTGGGAGAAGTGATGGCCCGAGAGGCACGTTTGGAGGAGATAGGTTTGATGATGGCGGGCGTACGTCCCCGCTCGACAGGTCCCGATGAGGCGGAGGCTGGCCAGGGAGGTGCGACGGGATGA
- a CDS encoding ABC transporter permease, translating into MDWLLAVSICQAAITAGTPILFAALGEILAERVGVLNLGVEGMMLVGAVSGFLVTVRTGSPWLGLLASLVAGGLMALIHAVLSVGLRANQVVSGLALTLFGTGLSGYLGKPLIGVPAPLTFRPVKVPGLGDMPFLGPVVFGHDYLVYISYLLVPLLWFFLYRTRPGLHMRSVGENPAAADAMGINVVWTRYIYTVAGGMLAGAGGAYLSLAYAPTWLENMTAGRGWIAVALVIFAGWNPLVALAGSYLFGGVDALGLRIQAVGTVVPSFFLSMLPYVFTILVLLVSARGKRRLAAPGALGLAYDREGH; encoded by the coding sequence ATGGACTGGCTGCTGGCGGTTTCCATCTGCCAGGCCGCCATCACGGCGGGAACCCCCATCCTGTTCGCAGCCCTGGGGGAAATCCTGGCCGAGCGGGTGGGCGTGCTCAACCTGGGCGTGGAAGGCATGATGCTGGTGGGGGCGGTCTCGGGGTTCCTGGTAACGGTCCGGACGGGAAGCCCCTGGCTGGGCCTGCTGGCCTCTTTGGTGGCGGGAGGGCTCATGGCCCTCATCCACGCCGTGCTTTCGGTGGGGCTGCGGGCTAACCAGGTGGTGAGCGGCCTGGCTCTCACCCTGTTCGGCACAGGGTTGAGTGGCTACCTGGGTAAGCCCCTGATCGGGGTTCCTGCTCCGCTCACGTTCCGCCCGGTGAAGGTCCCCGGGCTGGGGGACATGCCCTTCCTGGGACCGGTAGTGTTCGGGCACGACTACCTGGTGTACATCAGTTACCTGCTGGTACCGCTGCTGTGGTTCTTCCTGTACCGCACGCGACCGGGCCTGCACATGCGGTCCGTGGGGGAAAACCCCGCTGCCGCCGATGCCATGGGCATCAACGTGGTCTGGACGCGCTACATTTACACCGTGGCTGGGGGCATGCTCGCTGGAGCTGGCGGTGCGTACCTGTCCCTCGCCTACGCCCCTACCTGGCTGGAAAACATGACTGCGGGACGGGGCTGGATTGCGGTGGCCCTGGTGATATTTGCCGGCTGGAATCCCCTTGTGGCCCTGGCAGGATCCTACCTGTTCGGGGGCGTGGATGCTCTGGGCCTGCGCATCCAGGCTGTGGGTACCGTGGTGCCTTCGTTCTTCCTGAGCATGCTCCCTTATGTCTTCACCATCCTGGTGCTTCTGGTTAGCGCCCGCGGCAAGCGCCGTCTGGCGGCTCCCGGTGCCCTGGGGCTGGCCTACGACCGCGAGGGCCACTAG
- a CDS encoding ABC transporter permease gives MRLRLERRLDVPRPLIWLMPVVSVALALLAGALFLHLTGSDPGEVYGMMLRGAFGSRYGTTETFVKAIPLMLCGLGVGIAFRMLLWNIGAEGQLYMGAFAATWVCLSFPEGPAYLLVPAMMLAGLLAGGVWALLPAIPRAYLKTNEVITTLMLNYVAILWVSYLVHGPWRDPAGLNFPLTPPFPRSAWLPTFPGTRVHVGLVIAVVAAALLSVVLWRTRWGYEVRVIGESAQAARYAGMNVERNILLVMFLSGALAGLAGMCEVSGVIHRLQHQVSPGYGYSAIIVAWLARLNPWAILVVSILFGGLLVGGYAVQLAGIPAAVAYMLQGAILFFVLGGEFLTRYRIRLVVSPGPGPVVAAGAGGDGSPAGTAAPRSAGRGSKGGTREGGV, from the coding sequence ATGAGGTTGCGCCTGGAACGGCGGCTTGACGTTCCCCGCCCCCTGATCTGGTTGATGCCTGTGGTGTCGGTGGCGCTTGCCCTCCTGGCCGGTGCCCTGTTTTTGCACCTCACCGGGAGCGACCCCGGGGAAGTGTACGGCATGATGTTGCGGGGTGCCTTCGGGTCTCGCTACGGCACTACCGAGACCTTCGTGAAGGCGATCCCCCTCATGCTGTGCGGGCTGGGGGTGGGGATTGCCTTCCGCATGCTGCTATGGAACATCGGGGCAGAAGGACAGCTGTACATGGGGGCGTTTGCCGCCACCTGGGTGTGCCTCTCGTTCCCGGAGGGGCCCGCGTACCTGCTCGTGCCCGCTATGATGCTGGCGGGATTGCTCGCCGGCGGTGTGTGGGCCCTGCTGCCCGCCATACCACGGGCTTACCTGAAGACCAACGAGGTCATCACCACCCTGATGCTCAACTACGTGGCCATCCTGTGGGTGAGTTACCTGGTGCACGGCCCCTGGCGGGACCCGGCCGGGCTCAACTTCCCGCTGACCCCGCCCTTCCCCCGCTCGGCATGGCTGCCCACCTTTCCCGGGACCCGCGTCCACGTGGGCCTCGTAATCGCCGTGGTGGCGGCGGCGCTGCTCAGCGTGGTGCTGTGGCGAACCCGCTGGGGGTACGAGGTGAGGGTGATTGGAGAGAGTGCCCAGGCCGCGCGCTACGCGGGCATGAACGTGGAGCGCAACATCCTGCTCGTCATGTTCCTGAGCGGGGCCCTGGCCGGACTGGCGGGCATGTGCGAGGTCTCCGGGGTTATCCACCGCCTGCAGCACCAGGTGTCCCCCGGATACGGGTATTCCGCCATCATCGTGGCCTGGCTGGCTCGCCTCAACCCCTGGGCTATCCTGGTGGTATCCATTCTTTTCGGCGGGTTGCTGGTAGGAGGGTATGCCGTACAACTGGCCGGCATTCCGGCAGCGGTGGCTTACATGCTCCAGGGAGCCATCCTGTTTTTCGTGCTGGGAGGCGAGTTTTTGACGCGCTACCGCATCCGCCTGGTAGTTTCGCCGGGCCCGGGTCCGGTGGTGGCGGCCGGAGCAGGGGGGGACGGCTCTCCGGCCGGCACGGCCGCGCCGCGTTCGGCGGGTCGGGGAAGCAAGGGCGGCACCCGGGAAGGGGGGGTATAG
- a CDS encoding glycosyltransferase family 2 protein: protein MAAPEYILSALQWLFLLALLYYYILAYLGLGHPRCPPPAEPVTRFALLIPAHNEETVLPHLLDSIARQDYPAHLVEVYVVADNCTDGTAHVAARAGATVLERVSHLRGKGYALQFGLCQILNRSRCDAICIMDADNLLDSSFLARVNARLVAGASVVQARVETKNPLDSWVSASYAINFWLANRLWQLGRARAGLSGLLCGTGMCFRRDVLASTGWPATSLTEDLEYTVILISRGIRVTWAHEAVVFDEKPARLGPSCRQRLRWLQGKWQVLFTYGPRLFREALTLRSWTRADALLCLLQPVLLLAGPLCALSAALHPRTAVAVAAARDQNPLLLALALVPYLMPVIAMYLEKAPLKAYLYLPAYTVFSFTWIPIAVAGLLTFRHRGWYRTPHTRAISLEQRTHLYSLRHTG, encoded by the coding sequence ATGGCGGCGCCAGAGTACATATTGAGCGCGTTACAATGGTTGTTTCTGTTGGCACTCCTCTATTACTACATTCTCGCGTACCTGGGATTGGGGCACCCGCGCTGCCCGCCTCCGGCGGAGCCGGTGACCCGCTTTGCCCTGCTCATACCCGCCCACAACGAGGAGACAGTACTGCCCCATTTGCTGGACAGCATTGCCCGCCAGGATTACCCGGCACACCTGGTGGAGGTTTACGTGGTAGCAGACAACTGCACTGACGGGACCGCTCACGTGGCAGCGCGGGCAGGGGCAACCGTGCTGGAGCGGGTAAGCCACCTCCGGGGGAAGGGGTACGCCCTGCAGTTCGGGCTGTGCCAGATACTGAACCGCTCGCGCTGTGACGCCATTTGCATCATGGACGCTGACAACCTCCTTGACTCCTCGTTCCTGGCCCGGGTGAACGCGCGCCTGGTGGCGGGAGCCAGCGTGGTCCAGGCCCGGGTGGAAACCAAGAACCCCCTGGATTCCTGGGTGAGCGCCTCGTACGCCATCAACTTCTGGCTGGCCAATCGGCTGTGGCAACTGGGCCGCGCCCGGGCGGGGCTATCGGGCTTGCTCTGCGGTACCGGCATGTGCTTCCGCAGGGACGTTCTGGCCAGCACGGGCTGGCCCGCCACCTCTCTCACCGAAGATCTGGAGTACACGGTGATCCTGATCTCGCGGGGCATAAGAGTGACCTGGGCCCACGAAGCGGTGGTGTTCGACGAAAAACCTGCCCGGCTGGGGCCGTCCTGCCGGCAGAGGCTGCGCTGGCTGCAAGGGAAATGGCAGGTCCTCTTCACCTACGGACCCCGCTTGTTCCGGGAGGCCCTGACCCTGCGCAGCTGGACGAGGGCGGACGCCCTCCTGTGCCTGCTGCAACCGGTACTGCTCCTCGCCGGACCCCTCTGTGCCCTCTCTGCTGCCCTGCACCCCCGGACGGCGGTAGCCGTCGCCGCCGCCCGCGACCAAAACCCCCTGCTGCTGGCCCTGGCCCTCGTCCCCTACCTCATGCCCGTGATCGCTATGTATCTGGAAAAGGCACCCCTGAAAGCCTATCTCTATTTACCCGCCTACACCGTGTTCTCGTTTACCTGGATACCCATTGCGGTGGCGGGACTGCTCACTTTCCGCCACCGCGGCTGGTACCGTACCCCCCATACCCGCGCCATCAGCCTGGAGCAGAGAACCCACCTCTACTCCCTGCGCCACACCGGCTAG
- a CDS encoding M20/M25/M40 family metallo-hydrolase: MEFPGDEMYAEAKELLISLLQIDTTNPPGNEVQAARYLEGLLRREGISCQVFEPAPGRGSIVARWPGDGRRKPLLLAGHLDVVPARAEDWQYPPFSGTVADGAIWGRGSLDCKDMIAGWVTILLWMKRLGVKTDRDVILAATADEEAGGTWGMAWLAREHPELLQAEAALNEGGGASFSLGGAQVFTCQTAEKGVCWLRFTARGRAGHGSVPVADNAVVKLARAVARLGTRELPLHLTPTVEAMLAAFVEAGGPEVGRAIRQAIATGGRREDLERLLPPEKAAGLAATLRNTVSPTVLAAGSKTNVIPAQATAEVDGRMVPGFTPETFLAEVRQALGDDGAGITVEVLMSDQPSESPFPTSLVECLRQALSRHVPGSTLAPFMSTGMTDSRFLRRLGIPVYGFWPYLPHVPVHLAHGTDERLPEDSFRFALQVMWDALTSFCTT; the protein is encoded by the coding sequence GGTAACGAGGTCCAGGCAGCACGCTACCTGGAAGGATTGTTGCGCCGGGAGGGGATCTCCTGCCAGGTATTCGAGCCCGCCCCGGGGCGGGGCAGCATCGTAGCCCGCTGGCCGGGGGATGGGAGGCGAAAACCCCTCCTGCTCGCGGGTCACCTGGACGTGGTACCCGCCCGGGCAGAGGACTGGCAGTACCCGCCCTTTTCGGGGACGGTGGCGGACGGCGCCATCTGGGGACGGGGATCCCTGGACTGCAAGGATATGATCGCCGGCTGGGTGACCATCCTCCTCTGGATGAAGCGCCTGGGGGTCAAAACGGACCGGGACGTGATCCTGGCCGCCACCGCCGACGAGGAAGCAGGCGGCACCTGGGGCATGGCCTGGCTCGCCCGCGAGCACCCCGAACTACTGCAGGCGGAAGCAGCCCTCAATGAGGGCGGCGGTGCCTCCTTCTCCCTGGGGGGAGCCCAAGTATTCACCTGCCAGACGGCGGAAAAAGGCGTATGCTGGCTGCGGTTCACTGCCCGGGGCCGGGCGGGCCACGGCTCCGTGCCCGTCGCCGACAATGCGGTGGTGAAGCTGGCCCGCGCCGTGGCCCGCCTCGGCACGCGCGAACTACCCCTGCATCTCACCCCCACCGTCGAGGCCATGCTGGCCGCTTTCGTGGAGGCCGGGGGACCGGAAGTGGGCAGGGCCATCCGGCAGGCAATCGCCACCGGCGGCAGGCGGGAAGACCTGGAGCGGCTCCTGCCACCGGAAAAGGCAGCCGGGCTGGCGGCCACCCTGCGCAACACGGTTAGTCCCACCGTACTGGCGGCGGGGAGCAAAACCAACGTGATCCCCGCCCAGGCCACGGCCGAGGTGGATGGTCGCATGGTGCCGGGATTCACGCCCGAAACCTTCCTGGCCGAAGTCCGCCAGGCCCTGGGAGACGACGGGGCAGGCATCACGGTGGAGGTCCTCATGAGCGACCAGCCTAGTGAGTCACCTTTCCCCACCTCCCTGGTGGAGTGCCTGCGCCAGGCCCTTTCCCGGCACGTCCCGGGAAGCACCCTCGCTCCCTTCATGTCCACCGGGATGACCGACAGCCGTTTCCTGCGCCGGCTGGGCATCCCCGTGTATGGGTTCTGGCCCTACCTGCCCCACGTGCCGGTTCACCTGGCCCACGGTACCGATGAGCGACTTCCCGAGGACAGCTTCCGCTTCGCCCTGCAGGTGATGTGGGACGCCCTCACTTCCTTCTGTACGACCTAG